One Glycine max cultivar Williams 82 chromosome 4, Glycine_max_v4.0, whole genome shotgun sequence DNA segment encodes these proteins:
- the LOC106798469 gene encoding uncharacterized protein, whose translation MRAILSKITNSWKVTQWGGPHTCLNMTMIQDHEKLDSDLIATCVVGMIREDPSKKVSLIQERINSEFAYKVSYKKAWLAKQKTIALEYGDWEESYAKLSSWLTHMQNHSPGSYFQILHDDFIVGNTVSREHCQFHRVFLTFGQCKEAFKFCKPIIQVDGTHLYGKYRGTLLMATSQDGNGGVLPLAFVVVKGETLTAWSWFLAHLHEHVTNKNDICLISDRHASINSVVANEALGWQPPHAYHVYCIRHIASNFNHKFNNAKQKEMLKKLGKISFIMVTLI comes from the exons atgagggcaattttatctaaaataactaattcatggaaagtcacacaatggggtggaccacatACATGTCTCAATATGACCATGATACAAGATCACGAAAagcttgattcagatttaattgccacttgtgtagtag gcatgatcagagaagatccatcaaaaaaagtttctttaattcaagagaggattaacagtgaatttgcctacaaggtgtcgtacaaaaaagcttggttggcgaAGCAAAAAACCATTGCacttgaatatggcgattgggaagagtcatatgcgaagctttcgtcgtggctaacacacatgcaaaatcattctcctggatcatattttcaaatactacatgacgattttattgttGGGAACACGGTTAGTCGCGAACACTGTCAGTTTCATAGAGTGTTTTTGACTTTTGgtcaatgtaaagaggcttttaagttttgtaagccaatcatacaagttgacggcacacatttgtaCGGAAAATACCGGgggaccctcttaatggccacatcacaagatggaaacggtggtgtccttcctctagcattcgtcGTGGTCAAAGGTGAGACGTTaacagcgtggtcatggtttttggcacacttgcatGAACACGtcacaaataaaaatgatatttgtcTCATATCTGATCGTCACGCGAGTATAAATTCTGTTGTggctaacgaagcacttggttggcaacctccccacgctTATCATGTTTACTGCATccgacacatagcaagcaatttcaatcacaaattcaataatgccaaacaaaaagaaatgttgaagaaattgggtaagatttcattTATCATGGTCACGTTAATTTAA